The following proteins are co-located in the Castanea sativa cultivar Marrone di Chiusa Pesio chromosome 8, ASM4071231v1 genome:
- the LOC142607504 gene encoding beta-glucosidase 12-like, with the protein MEFQGYKLLGFLLLLGSLSHSIAIAPRNVTASLNRNSFPAGFIFGTASASYQYEGAAKEGGKGPSIWDTYTHKYPDKIADGSNGDVAVDQYHRYKEDVGIMKEMNLDAYRFSISWPRILPKGKLSGGVNREGIKYYNNLINELLGKGLKPFVTIFHWDLPQALEDEYGGFLSPHIVDDFRDYAELCFKEFGDRVKHWITLNEPHTFSNGGYVTGQLAPGRCSAWQNLNCTGGNSGTEPYLVTHHQLLAHAVAVKVFKQKYQAAQKGVIGITLVSHWMVPYSNANDNQNAAQRALDFMLGWFLDPLTNGDYPHSMRSLVKDRLPKFTKEQSMLVKGSFDFIGLNYYTAYYAAYAPQPNGLKASYATDSSANLTASRNGKLIGAPAASSWLYVYPRGILDLLLYTKRKYHNPLIYITENGVDEFNNATLSLEEALADNQRIEYYHSHLWYLLSAIKDGVNVKGYFAWSLLDNFEWSSGYTVRFGINYVDYKDGLKRHPKHSAHWFKNFLKK; encoded by the exons ATGGAGTTTCAAGGCTATAAACTCTTAGGCTTCCTACTTCTGCTTGGCTCTTTGAGTCATAGCATTGCTATTGCACCAAGAAATGTCACTGCTTCACTCAACCGGAACAGTTTTCCGGCCGGTTTCATTTTTGGGACAGCGTCGGCTTCTTACCAG TATGAAGGTGCAGCAAAGGAAGGAGGTAAAGGACCAAGTATATGGGATACTTACACCCATAAATATCCag ATAAGATAGCAGATGGAAGTAATGGAGATGTAGCTGTGGATCAATATCATCGCTACAAG gaaGACGTAGGGATTATGAAGGAGATGAATTTAGATGCATACAGGTTCTCAATCTCATGGCCCCGAATTTTACCAA AAGGAAAACTTAGTGGCGGTGTAAATAGAGAAGGAATCAAGTACTACAACAACCTCATCAATGAGCTTCTAGGAAAAG GTTTAAAGCCCTTTGTGACAATTTTCCACTGGGATCTTCCCCAAGCCTTAGAAGATGAGTACGGTGGTTTCTTAAGTCCCCACATTGT GGATGATTTTCGGGACTATGCGGAACTTTGCTTCAAGGAGTTTGGTGATCGGGTAAAGCATTGGATCACACTAAATGAGCCACATACCTTCAGCAATGGTGGTTATGTAACAGGGCAGTTAGCACCTGGTCGATGTTCTGCTTGGCAAAATCTAAATTGCACTGGGGGGAATTCAGGAACAGAGCCATATTTGGTGACACACCACCAGCTGCTTGCTCATGCAGTTGCGGTTAAAGTGTTCAAGCAAAAATATCAG GCAGCACAGAAAGGTGTTATAGGGATAACACTAGTGAGTCACTGGATGGTGCCATACTCTAATGCGAACGACAACCAGAATGCGGCACAACGTGCCCTTGATTTCATGCTGGGATG GTTTTTGGACCCATTGACAAATGGTGACTATCCACATAGCATGCGATCTCTCGTTAAAGACCGATTACCCAAGTTTACCAAAGAGCAGTCCATGCTAGTAAAAGGGTCATTTGATTTTATAGGATTAAACTACTATACTGCTTATTATGCAGCTTATGCACCTCAACCAAATGGTTTAAAAGCAAGTTACGCGACAGATTCTAGTGCTAATCTTACTG CTTCGCGCAATGGGAAACTCATTGGTGCTCCG GCTGCTTCAAGTTGGCTCTATGTGTATCCTAGGGGAATTCTAGATCTTTTGCTCTACACAAAGAGGAAGTACCATAATCCACTAATTTACATCACCGAGAATG GAGTTGATGAGTTCAATAATGCCACTTTGTCGCTTGAGGAAGCCCTTGCTGACAACCAAAGAATTGAGTATTACCATAGCCATCTTTGGTACCTTCTTAGTGCTATCAA GGATGGCGTTAATGTAAAGGGATACTTTGCCTGGTCATTGTTGGACAACTTTGAGTGGAGTTCAGGTTACACCGTTCGATTTGGAATCAACTATGTAGACTACAAAGATGGGTTAAAAAGACACCCAAAACATTCAGCCCATTGGTTCAAGAATTTTCTCAAAAAGTAG